A single window of Pseudomonas benzenivorans DNA harbors:
- the flhF gene encoding flagellar biosynthesis protein FlhF — translation MQVKRFFAADMRQAMKLVRDELGADASIIGNRRVAGGVELTAALDYQVPAAPARQPNPALEAELRKTQSRIASAQAELTTRAQADEGKDRQLFGAQPSMPADSLAAVLAKPQAPSRASTDHNALDAMRSELHGLRELIEVQLGSIAWGQMQSRRPQQANLWRRLQRMGLPAELARVLLERVANVAEPRQAWRMLLAHLSHAIQTPKQEPLEEGGVIALVGPAGMGKTTTLAKLAARYVLKYGAQGIALVSMDSYRIGAQEQVKTLGRILGVSVTLVDPGQSLTQALAPLARKRVVLIDTAGLPANDPALRMQLEALASRGIKARNYLVMAATSQSQVLKAAYHSYKRCGLSGCIITKADEATSLGEVLGLAIGQRLPVAYVADGPRIPDDLQVPRSHQLVSRAVGLQAPEEPSEDTMAEMFAGLYQQPARRAG, via the coding sequence ATGCAGGTCAAACGCTTTTTCGCTGCCGATATGCGTCAAGCCATGAAGCTGGTCCGCGATGAGCTGGGCGCGGACGCCTCGATCATCGGTAATCGCCGGGTCGCCGGCGGTGTCGAGCTGACCGCCGCGCTGGATTATCAGGTTCCTGCCGCCCCGGCCCGCCAGCCGAACCCGGCGCTGGAGGCCGAACTGCGCAAGACCCAGTCGCGCATTGCCTCGGCCCAGGCCGAACTGACCACCCGGGCGCAGGCCGACGAGGGCAAGGATCGCCAACTGTTTGGCGCGCAGCCGAGTATGCCGGCCGACAGCCTGGCCGCGGTCCTGGCCAAGCCCCAGGCACCGAGCCGGGCGAGCACCGACCATAATGCCCTCGATGCCATGCGTTCCGAGCTGCATGGCCTGCGTGAGCTGATCGAAGTCCAGCTCGGTTCGATCGCCTGGGGGCAGATGCAGAGCCGTCGCCCGCAGCAGGCCAACCTGTGGCGCCGCCTGCAGCGCATGGGCCTGCCCGCCGAGCTGGCGCGTGTGCTGCTCGAGCGGGTGGCCAATGTCGCCGAGCCCCGGCAGGCCTGGCGCATGCTGCTGGCGCACCTGTCCCATGCGATTCAGACGCCGAAGCAGGAACCGCTGGAAGAGGGGGGCGTAATCGCCCTGGTCGGTCCAGCCGGCATGGGCAAGACCACCACCCTGGCCAAGCTGGCGGCGCGTTACGTGCTCAAGTACGGCGCCCAGGGCATTGCCTTGGTCAGCATGGACAGCTATCGCATCGGCGCCCAGGAACAGGTCAAGACCCTCGGTCGTATCCTCGGCGTGTCGGTGACCCTGGTCGATCCTGGCCAGTCGCTGACCCAGGCCCTGGCGCCTTTGGCGCGCAAGCGCGTGGTGCTGATCGATACCGCCGGCCTGCCGGCCAACGATCCGGCCCTGCGCATGCAGCTGGAGGCCCTGGCCAGTCGCGGCATCAAGGCGCGCAATTACCTGGTCATGGCGGCCACCAGTCAGAGCCAGGTGCTCAAGGCCGCCTACCACAGTTACAAGCGCTGTGGCCTGAGCGGCTGCATTATCACCAAGGCGGACGAGGCCACCAGCCTCGGCGAGGTGCTGGGGCTGGCTATCGGCCAGCGCCTGCCAGTAGCCTATGTGGCCGATGGCCCGCGGATTCCCGATGACCTCCAGGTGCCGCGCAGCCACCAGTTGGTGAGCCGGGCGGTCGGCCTGCAGGCCCCGGAAGAACCGAGTGAAGATACGATGGCCGAGATGTTCGCCGGCCTTTATCAGCAGCCGGCCCGCCGCGCCGGTTAG
- the fliQ gene encoding flagellar biosynthesis protein FliQ: MTPEIAVDLFREALWLTAMIVAVIVVPSLLVGLVVAMFQAATQINEQTLSFLPRLLVILLTLIFAGPWLTRELMEYTQMLIMNIPMLIG, encoded by the coding sequence ATGACCCCCGAGATCGCGGTCGACCTGTTTCGCGAGGCGCTCTGGCTGACCGCGATGATAGTCGCGGTCATCGTCGTGCCCAGCCTGCTGGTGGGGCTGGTGGTGGCGATGTTCCAGGCCGCCACCCAGATCAACGAGCAGACCCTGAGCTTCCTGCCGCGTCTGCTGGTGATCCTGCTGACCCTGATTTTCGCCGGACCCTGGCTGACCCGCGAGCTGATGGAGTACACGCAGATGCTGATCATGAACATCCCGATGCTGATCGGCTGA
- a CDS encoding chemotaxis response regulator CheY, producing MKILIVDDFSTMRRIIKNLLRDLGFTNTAEADDGTTALPMLHSGSFDFLVTDWNMPGMTGIDLLRAVRADERLKHLPVLMVTAEAKRDQIIEAAQAGVNGYVVKPFTAQVLKEKIEKIFERVNG from the coding sequence ATGAAAATCCTCATCGTTGATGATTTCTCAACGATGCGCCGGATCATCAAGAACCTCCTGCGCGATTTGGGGTTCACCAATACCGCAGAGGCCGATGACGGCACCACCGCATTGCCGATGCTGCACAGTGGCAGCTTCGACTTTCTGGTGACCGACTGGAACATGCCGGGCATGACAGGCATCGACCTGCTCAGGGCCGTGCGGGCCGACGAGCGGCTCAAGCACCTGCCGGTGCTGATGGTCACCGCAGAAGCCAAGCGCGACCAGATCATCGAGGCTGCACAAGCCGGAGTGAATGGTTATGTAGTCAAACCGTTCACAGCCCAGGTGCTGAAAGAAAAGATCGAAAAGATCTTCGAGCGGGTCAACGGCTGA
- a CDS encoding chemotaxis protein CheA — translation MSFGADEEILQDFLVEAGEILDQLSEQLVELESRPDDMSLLNAIFRGFHTVKGGAGFLQLNELVECCHIAENVFDILRKGERRVDAELMDVVLEALDAVNGMFGQVRERVEPTPASQALLAALARLAEPASADEVAAPVVASRAPAEPTPPPVAAAPADITDSEFEQLLDSLHEAPAEAAVAVTSSAVADEITDDEFEALLDQLHGKGQFVAAGASQQVPLAAAVGAAPAVTSDEITDDEFEALLDQLHGKGQFVPPAVTSVEETAPAPAVAEAAAGGSGGDEITDDEFEALLDQLHGKGKFTEPSAPAPAPAPAPAKAAEPAKALAAVKAPAKAEPVKAASPVAPAAAEKVAPASEAETTVRVDTARLDEIMNMVGELVLVRNRLVRLGLNSGDEAMSKAVSNLDVVTADLQTAVMKTRMQPIKKVFGRFPRLVRDLARSLKKEINLELVGEETDLDKNLVEALADPLVHLVRNAVDHGIETPDEREAAGKPRGGKVVLSAEQEGDHILLSISDDGKGMDADVLRAKAVEKGLLDKDAAERLNEFECYNLIFAPGFSTKTEISDVSGRGVGMDVVKTKISQLNGTVNVFSVKGQGSKIVIKVPLTLAIMPTLMVMLANQAFAFPLVNVNEIFHLDLSRTNVVDGQEVVIVRDKALPLFYLKRWLVRDAAHEEQGEGHVVILTVGSQRIGFVVDQLVGQEEVVIKPLGKMLQGTPGMSGATITGDGRIALILDVPSMLKRYARRI, via the coding sequence ATGAGCTTCGGCGCCGATGAAGAGATCCTCCAGGACTTCCTGGTAGAGGCCGGCGAAATTCTCGACCAACTGTCAGAACAGTTGGTCGAGCTAGAGAGCCGCCCGGACGATATGAGCCTGCTCAACGCGATTTTTCGCGGCTTTCATACCGTCAAGGGTGGTGCCGGCTTCCTCCAGTTGAATGAACTGGTGGAGTGCTGCCATATCGCGGAGAACGTCTTCGACATTCTGCGCAAGGGTGAGCGGCGAGTCGACGCCGAACTGATGGATGTGGTGCTGGAAGCACTCGACGCGGTCAACGGCATGTTCGGTCAGGTGCGCGAGCGAGTCGAACCGACTCCGGCCAGCCAGGCGTTGCTGGCTGCCTTGGCCCGCCTGGCCGAGCCGGCCAGCGCGGACGAAGTCGCGGCGCCGGTTGTGGCGTCACGGGCTCCGGCCGAGCCGACCCCGCCCCCGGTTGCGGCGGCTCCGGCCGATATAACCGACAGCGAATTCGAGCAGTTGCTGGACTCCCTGCACGAGGCGCCGGCCGAGGCCGCCGTAGCGGTCACCTCTTCTGCCGTCGCCGATGAAATCACCGACGACGAGTTCGAGGCACTGCTCGACCAATTGCATGGCAAGGGGCAGTTCGTGGCCGCCGGTGCGAGCCAGCAAGTGCCGCTGGCGGCTGCGGTTGGCGCCGCCCCGGCGGTAACCTCCGACGAGATCACCGACGACGAGTTCGAGGCGCTGCTCGATCAGCTGCATGGCAAGGGGCAGTTCGTTCCGCCCGCCGTGACCAGTGTGGAAGAGACGGCGCCTGCCCCGGCTGTTGCCGAGGCGGCAGCGGGTGGCTCTGGCGGTGACGAGATCACCGACGATGAATTCGAGGCCCTGCTCGATCAGTTGCATGGCAAGGGCAAATTCACCGAGCCGAGCGCGCCGGCGCCAGCCCCGGCACCTGCTCCCGCCAAGGCAGCGGAGCCGGCGAAGGCCCTGGCCGCCGTCAAGGCGCCTGCCAAGGCCGAGCCGGTGAAGGCCGCGAGTCCGGTTGCGCCGGCTGCGGCCGAAAAGGTGGCGCCGGCCAGTGAGGCGGAGACCACCGTGCGGGTCGACACCGCGCGCCTGGACGAAATCATGAACATGGTCGGCGAACTGGTGCTGGTGCGTAACCGCCTGGTGCGCCTGGGCCTCAATAGCGGCGACGAGGCGATGTCCAAGGCCGTGTCGAATCTCGACGTGGTGACAGCGGACCTGCAGACAGCGGTGATGAAGACCCGCATGCAGCCGATCAAGAAGGTGTTCGGGCGCTTCCCGCGCCTGGTGCGCGACTTGGCGCGCAGCCTGAAGAAAGAGATCAACCTGGAACTGGTCGGCGAAGAAACCGATCTGGACAAGAACCTGGTCGAGGCCCTGGCCGACCCGCTGGTGCACCTGGTGCGCAACGCGGTCGATCACGGCATCGAGACTCCCGACGAGCGTGAAGCCGCCGGCAAGCCCCGTGGCGGCAAGGTGGTGCTGTCGGCCGAGCAGGAAGGCGACCATATCCTGCTGTCGATCTCCGACGACGGCAAGGGCATGGACGCCGACGTGCTGCGCGCCAAGGCGGTGGAAAAGGGCCTGCTGGACAAGGACGCGGCGGAGCGCCTCAACGAGTTCGAGTGCTACAACCTGATCTTTGCCCCGGGCTTCTCGACCAAGACCGAGATCTCCGACGTGTCCGGCCGCGGCGTCGGCATGGACGTGGTGAAGACCAAGATTTCCCAGCTCAACGGCACGGTCAACGTGTTCTCGGTCAAGGGCCAGGGCTCGAAGATCGTCATCAAGGTGCCGCTGACCCTGGCGATCATGCCGACCCTGATGGTGATGCTGGCCAACCAGGCGTTCGCCTTCCCGCTGGTCAACGTCAACGAGATCTTCCACCTCGACCTGTCGCGCACCAACGTGGTCGATGGTCAGGAAGTGGTGATCGTGCGCGACAAGGCCTTGCCGCTGTTCTACCTCAAGCGCTGGCTGGTGCGTGACGCCGCACACGAGGAGCAGGGCGAAGGCCATGTGGTGATTCTCACCGTCGGCAGCCAGCGCATCGGCTTCGTCGTCGATCAGTTGGTCGGCCAGGAGGAGGTGGTGATCAAACCGCTGGGCAAGATGCTCCAGGGCACTCCGGGCATGTCTGGCGCGACCATCACCGGCGATGGGCGAATCGCCCTGATTCTCGACGTGCCGAGCATGCTCAAACGTTATGCGCGGCGCATCTGA
- the fleN gene encoding flagellar synthesis regulator FleN: MGMHPVQVIAVTGGKGGVGKTNVSVNLALALADVGRRVMLMDADLGLANIDVLLGLTAKRTLADVVSGECDLRDVILQGPGGIRIVPAASGTQSMVQLSPMQHAGLIQAFSDISDNLDVLIIDTAAGIGDSVVSFVRAAQEVLVVVCDEPTSITDAYALIKLLNRDYGMNRFRVLANMAHSPQEGRNLFAKLTKVTDRFLDVAMQYVGAVPYDETVRKAVQKQRAVYEAFPRSKCALAFKAIAQKVDAWPLPANPRGHLEFFVERLVQQPTADSAV, encoded by the coding sequence ATGGGTATGCATCCCGTACAGGTGATCGCGGTGACCGGCGGCAAGGGTGGCGTCGGCAAGACCAATGTGTCGGTGAATCTGGCGCTGGCCCTGGCCGATGTCGGCCGACGGGTGATGTTGATGGACGCCGACCTTGGGTTGGCCAACATCGACGTCCTGCTCGGCCTGACCGCCAAGCGCACCCTGGCCGATGTCGTCAGTGGCGAGTGTGACCTGCGTGACGTGATTCTGCAGGGGCCGGGCGGCATTCGCATCGTCCCGGCCGCCTCAGGCACCCAGAGCATGGTGCAGCTCTCGCCCATGCAGCATGCCGGCTTGATCCAGGCGTTCAGCGACATCTCAGACAACCTGGATGTGCTGATCATCGACACCGCCGCGGGCATCGGCGATTCGGTGGTCAGTTTCGTTCGCGCGGCCCAGGAAGTGTTGGTGGTGGTCTGCGACGAGCCGACCTCGATCACCGATGCCTACGCGCTGATCAAGCTGCTCAATCGCGACTACGGCATGAACCGCTTCCGCGTGCTGGCGAACATGGCGCACAGTCCGCAGGAAGGCCGCAATCTTTTTGCCAAACTGACCAAGGTCACCGACCGTTTCCTCGATGTCGCGATGCAGTATGTCGGCGCGGTGCCCTACGATGAAACGGTACGCAAGGCCGTGCAGAAACAGCGGGCGGTGTACGAGGCGTTTCCGCGTTCCAAGTGCGCCCTGGCGTTCAAGGCAATCGCGCAAAAGGTCGACGCCTGGCCGCTGCCGGCCAACCCGCGCGGTCATCTGGAATTCTTCGTCGAGCGCTTGGTGCAACAACCAACCGCGGACTCAGCGGTATGA
- the flhB gene encoding flagellar biosynthesis protein FlhB gives MAESESGADKSEEPTEKRLRESREKGQIARSRELNTLAVMLAGAGGLLASGGGLANALLEIMQGNFSLSREVILDERNMVIWLMASAQVAIEALLPLFLALLIASIVGPIALGGWLFSAQAMAPKLSRMNPLAGLKRMFSAKALVELLKALAKFSVILLVALAVLAADRDDLLAMAHEPLENAILHATQVVGWSALWMACGIILIAAVDVPFQLWDNKQKLMMTKQEVRDEYKDSEGKPEVKQRIRQLQREMAERRMMQAVPQADVVITNPTHFAVALKYDPAKGSAPVLLAKGGDFTALKIREIAQEHKVMLLESPALARAVFYSTELDQEIPAGLYLAVAQVLAYVYQLRQYQAGKGKRPGPLPDVPIPPDLRRDD, from the coding sequence ATGGCTGAGTCGGAAAGTGGTGCCGATAAAAGCGAGGAACCCACGGAGAAACGCCTGCGTGAATCCCGTGAAAAGGGCCAGATCGCTCGTTCCCGCGAACTCAACACCCTGGCGGTGATGCTGGCCGGCGCCGGTGGCCTGCTGGCCTCGGGCGGTGGTCTGGCGAACGCGCTGCTGGAAATCATGCAAGGCAATTTCTCCCTGTCGCGTGAGGTGATTCTCGATGAGCGCAACATGGTCATCTGGCTGATGGCCTCGGCACAGGTGGCCATCGAAGCCCTGTTGCCGCTGTTCCTGGCCTTGCTTATCGCCTCGATCGTCGGGCCCATCGCCTTGGGCGGCTGGTTGTTCTCGGCCCAGGCCATGGCGCCGAAACTCAGCCGGATGAACCCCCTGGCCGGGCTCAAGCGCATGTTCTCGGCCAAGGCGCTGGTCGAGCTGCTCAAGGCCCTGGCGAAGTTCAGCGTGATCCTGCTGGTGGCCCTGGCGGTGCTGGCCGCCGACCGCGACGACCTGCTGGCCATGGCCCATGAGCCGCTGGAGAACGCGATCCTGCACGCGACCCAGGTGGTGGGCTGGAGCGCCCTGTGGATGGCCTGTGGGATCATTCTGATCGCCGCCGTGGACGTGCCGTTCCAGCTCTGGGACAACAAACAGAAGCTGATGATGACCAAGCAGGAGGTACGCGACGAGTACAAGGACAGCGAGGGCAAGCCCGAGGTCAAGCAGCGCATTCGTCAGCTGCAGCGGGAGATGGCCGAGCGGCGCATGATGCAGGCCGTGCCCCAGGCCGACGTGGTGATCACCAACCCTACCCACTTCGCCGTGGCGTTGAAGTACGACCCGGCCAAGGGCAGTGCCCCGGTGCTGCTGGCCAAGGGCGGCGACTTCACCGCGCTGAAGATTCGCGAGATCGCCCAGGAGCACAAGGTCATGCTGCTGGAGTCGCCGGCCCTGGCGCGGGCGGTGTTCTATTCCACCGAGTTGGACCAGGAAATCCCTGCGGGCCTGTACCTGGCCGTGGCCCAGGTGCTGGCCTATGTCTACCAGCTGCGTCAGTACCAGGCCGGCAAGGGCAAGCGCCCGGGGCCGCTGCCGGACGTGCCGATCCCACCGGATCTGCGCCGCGACGACTAG
- a CDS encoding protein phosphatase CheZ, with product MEHDDCQKDDLESTLKLNARQLVDSLDQGNFGEAVQLINELNKARDRGLYHEVGKLTRELHNAIVNFQLDPRMPHAKEVSQITDATERLNYVVTMTEKAANRTMDLVEQSAPLVNDLGSEAQSLSAEWGRFMRREMGAEGFRELAKRIELFLARSERDGAKLSEHLNDILLAQDFQDLTGQVIKRVTQLVTEVESNLLKLVLMASQVDQFAGIQHDHQALRAEQIKQKEPSHGEGPQINADKREDVAASQDDVDDLLSSLGF from the coding sequence ATGGAACACGATGATTGCCAGAAGGACGACCTCGAGTCGACCCTGAAGTTAAACGCTCGCCAGTTGGTCGACAGCCTGGATCAAGGCAATTTTGGCGAAGCGGTGCAGCTGATCAATGAACTCAATAAAGCGCGCGACCGTGGTCTGTACCACGAAGTCGGCAAGCTGACGCGCGAATTGCACAACGCCATCGTCAACTTTCAGCTCGACCCGCGCATGCCCCATGCCAAGGAAGTCTCGCAGATCACCGATGCCACCGAACGGTTGAACTACGTGGTGACGATGACCGAGAAGGCGGCCAACCGGACCATGGACCTGGTCGAGCAGAGCGCGCCGCTGGTCAACGACCTCGGCAGCGAGGCGCAGAGCCTGAGCGCCGAGTGGGGACGCTTCATGCGTCGGGAAATGGGTGCCGAAGGCTTTCGCGAGCTGGCCAAGCGCATCGAGCTATTCCTCGCCCGCAGCGAGCGCGATGGCGCCAAGCTGTCGGAGCACCTCAACGACATCCTGCTCGCCCAGGACTTCCAGGACCTGACCGGTCAGGTGATCAAGCGGGTCACCCAGCTGGTCACCGAGGTGGAAAGCAACCTGCTGAAACTGGTGCTGATGGCCAGTCAGGTCGATCAGTTCGCCGGCATCCAGCACGACCATCAGGCGTTACGTGCCGAACAAATAAAACAAAAAGAGCCTTCCCATGGTGAAGGTCCGCAGATTAATGCCGATAAGCGTGAAGACGTCGCCGCAAGCCAGGATGACGTCGACGATCTGCTTTCCAGCTTAGGTTTTTAG
- the fliA gene encoding RNA polymerase sigma factor FliA: MTAAPGLRMYSKAQTQDSQHQLIERHAPLVKRIAYHLLARLPASVQVDDLIQAGMIGLLEAAKKYDGSKGASFETFAGIRIRGSMLDEVRKGDWAPRSVHRNSRMVSDAIRVIEARTGRDAKDHEVAAELQLSLEDYYGILGDTLGSRLFSFDDLLQDGEHSGLSEDANATHQEPSRDLEDERFQAALADAIANLPERERLVLALYYDEELNLKEIGEVLGVSESRVSQIHSQCAARLRARLVEWRAH, translated from the coding sequence ATGACAGCAGCTCCCGGACTTCGTATGTATAGCAAGGCGCAGACACAAGACTCACAGCATCAGTTGATCGAGCGCCACGCGCCCCTGGTCAAGCGTATCGCTTATCACCTGCTGGCCCGCTTGCCGGCCAGCGTGCAGGTGGACGACCTGATCCAGGCCGGCATGATCGGCCTGCTCGAGGCCGCGAAGAAATACGACGGCAGCAAGGGCGCCAGTTTCGAGACCTTCGCCGGCATTCGCATCCGCGGCTCCATGCTCGATGAGGTGCGCAAGGGGGACTGGGCACCACGCTCGGTGCACCGCAACAGCCGCATGGTCAGCGATGCGATTCGAGTAATTGAGGCCAGAACGGGACGTGACGCTAAAGATCACGAGGTTGCGGCCGAACTCCAATTGAGTCTCGAAGATTACTACGGCATTCTTGGCGACACTTTGGGCAGCCGGCTGTTCAGCTTCGACGATCTGTTGCAGGACGGCGAGCACAGCGGGCTGAGCGAAGACGCCAACGCCACCCATCAAGAACCCTCTCGTGATCTGGAAGATGAGCGCTTCCAGGCGGCGCTGGCCGATGCCATCGCCAACCTGCCGGAGCGCGAGAGGCTGGTGCTGGCGCTGTATTACGATGAAGAGCTGAATCTCAAGGAGATTGGCGAGGTGCTGGGGGTCAGCGAGTCGCGCGTCAGCCAGATACACAGCCAGTGCGCCGCACGTCTGCGCGCGCGACTGGTCGAGTGGCGCGCGCACTGA
- the fliR gene encoding flagellar biosynthetic protein FliR, with protein sequence MFELSAGQIGGWVSGFLLPLFRIAALLMSMPIIGTQLVPLRVRLYLALAICLLLAPTLPPMPPVDVLSLRSIVLIAQEVLIGVMLGFTLQLFFHAFLIAGQIVSTQMGLGFASMVDPTNGISVPVVGQFFLMLVTLLFLAMNGHLVVFEVLAESFVTLPVGEGLLSDHYWTLATKLGWVLAAALMLVLPAITALLVVNLAFGVMTRAAPQLNIFSIGFPLTLVLGLAIVWIGMADILAQYQLLVREALQFLREMARAR encoded by the coding sequence ATGTTCGAACTCAGTGCTGGGCAAATCGGCGGCTGGGTGAGTGGCTTCCTGCTGCCGCTGTTCCGGATTGCCGCTTTGCTGATGAGCATGCCGATCATCGGCACCCAGCTGGTGCCCTTGCGGGTGCGCCTGTACCTGGCCCTGGCCATCTGTCTGCTGCTGGCGCCTACGCTGCCGCCGATGCCCCCGGTCGACGTCCTGAGTCTGCGCAGCATCGTGCTGATCGCCCAGGAGGTGCTGATCGGGGTGATGCTCGGCTTCACCCTGCAACTGTTCTTCCACGCCTTTCTGATCGCCGGGCAGATCGTCTCGACGCAGATGGGCCTGGGTTTCGCCTCCATGGTCGACCCGACCAACGGAATTTCGGTGCCGGTGGTCGGGCAGTTTTTCCTGATGCTGGTGACCCTGCTGTTTCTCGCCATGAACGGCCACCTGGTGGTGTTCGAGGTGCTGGCCGAGAGCTTCGTCACCCTGCCGGTTGGCGAGGGGCTGCTGAGCGACCATTACTGGACCCTGGCCACCAAGCTGGGTTGGGTGCTCGCGGCGGCCTTGATGCTGGTATTGCCGGCGATCACAGCGCTGCTGGTGGTCAACCTGGCGTTCGGCGTCATGACCCGCGCCGCGCCGCAGCTCAACATCTTCTCCATCGGTTTCCCGTTGACCCTGGTGCTGGGCCTGGCCATCGTCTGGATCGGCATGGCGGATATCCTCGCCCAGTATCAACTGCTGGTGCGCGAGGCCCTGCAGTTTCTCCGCGAAATGGCGCGGGCGCGCTGA
- the flhA gene encoding flagellar biosynthesis protein FlhA, with product MDRSQVLGDVRSNLSGLRHGNLGIPLLLLVMLGMVMLPIPPFLLDVLFTFSIALSIVVLLVSIYALRPLDFAVFPTILLAATLLRLALNVASTRVVLLHGHDGHGAAGQVIQAFGEVVIGGNYVVGIVVFAILMIINFVVVTKGAGRISEVSARFTLDAMPGKQMAIDADLNAGLIDQEEAKKRRSEVSQEADFYGSMDGASKFVRGDAIAGLLILFINLIGGIAIGMFQHGLGFADAGKVYTLLTIGDGLVAQIPSLLLSTAAAVMVTRVSSSEDMGAQVNRQMFASPRALAVAAAIMIAMGLVPGMPHFSFISLGLVAAGAAYWIANKQRKVKESEVKEVQRQQELLPAQKAQEVKELGWDDVTPVDMVGLEVGYRLIPLVDRNQGGQLLARIKGVRKKLSQEMGFLMPSVHIRDNLDLLPNAYRLTLMGVSVAEAEVFPDRELAINPGQVFGTLNGVAAKDPAFGLEAVWIEVSQRDQAQSLGYTVVDASTVVATHLNQVLHKHAHELLGHEEVQQLLQLLAKSSPKLAEELVPGLVSLSTLLKVLQALLQEQVPVRDIRTIAEAIANVAPKSQDPAAMLAAVRVSLARAIVQSIVGLEPELPVITLEPRLEQILLSSMQKAGQGSEDGILLEPGMAEKLQRSMVEAAQRQEMLGKPVILLVAGPIRAMLSRFARLSVASMHVLAYQEIPDNKQVTIVATVGQN from the coding sequence ATAGATCGTTCGCAAGTGCTCGGTGATGTGCGCAGCAATCTGTCGGGATTGCGTCACGGTAATCTGGGCATTCCGCTGCTGCTGCTGGTCATGCTCGGCATGGTCATGCTGCCGATCCCGCCGTTTTTGCTCGACGTGCTGTTCACCTTCAGCATCGCCCTGTCGATCGTGGTGCTGCTGGTCAGCATCTACGCCCTGCGGCCGCTGGATTTCGCGGTATTTCCGACCATCCTGCTGGCGGCCACGCTGCTGCGTCTGGCCTTGAACGTCGCCTCGACCCGCGTCGTCCTGCTCCATGGGCATGATGGCCACGGTGCGGCCGGCCAGGTGATCCAGGCCTTCGGCGAGGTGGTGATCGGTGGCAACTACGTGGTCGGTATCGTGGTGTTCGCCATCCTGATGATCATCAACTTCGTGGTGGTCACCAAGGGCGCCGGGCGCATCTCCGAGGTCAGTGCGCGCTTTACCCTCGATGCCATGCCGGGCAAGCAGATGGCCATCGACGCCGATTTGAACGCCGGCCTGATAGACCAGGAGGAGGCCAAGAAACGCCGCTCCGAGGTGTCCCAGGAAGCCGACTTCTACGGCTCCATGGACGGTGCCAGCAAGTTCGTCCGTGGCGATGCCATCGCCGGCCTGCTGATTTTGTTCATCAACCTGATTGGCGGTATCGCCATCGGCATGTTCCAGCATGGCCTGGGCTTTGCCGACGCCGGCAAGGTCTACACCCTGCTGACCATCGGTGACGGCCTGGTCGCGCAGATTCCCTCGCTGTTGCTGTCTACCGCCGCGGCGGTGATGGTCACCCGGGTGTCCAGCTCCGAGGACATGGGCGCCCAGGTCAACCGGCAGATGTTCGCTTCGCCGCGGGCCTTGGCCGTGGCGGCGGCGATCATGATTGCCATGGGCCTGGTGCCCGGCATGCCGCACTTCTCCTTCATCAGCCTCGGCCTGGTCGCTGCCGGCGCCGCCTACTGGATCGCCAACAAGCAGCGCAAGGTCAAGGAGAGCGAGGTCAAGGAGGTGCAGCGCCAGCAGGAACTGCTGCCGGCGCAGAAGGCCCAGGAGGTCAAGGAGCTGGGCTGGGACGATGTCACCCCGGTGGACATGGTCGGCCTGGAGGTTGGCTATCGGTTGATTCCCCTGGTCGACCGTAACCAGGGGGGGCAGCTGCTCGCGCGCATCAAGGGGGTGCGCAAGAAGCTGTCCCAGGAGATGGGCTTCCTGATGCCGTCCGTGCATATCCGCGACAACCTCGACCTGCTGCCGAACGCCTACCGCCTGACCCTGATGGGCGTCAGCGTGGCCGAGGCCGAGGTGTTTCCGGATCGCGAGCTGGCGATCAATCCGGGTCAGGTATTCGGCACCCTCAACGGGGTCGCAGCCAAGGATCCGGCGTTCGGCCTGGAGGCGGTGTGGATAGAGGTCAGTCAGCGCGACCAGGCGCAATCGCTCGGTTACACCGTGGTCGACGCCAGTACGGTGGTGGCCACCCACCTCAACCAGGTGCTGCACAAGCACGCCCATGAGCTGCTCGGGCATGAGGAGGTCCAGCAGCTGCTGCAGCTGCTGGCCAAGAGCTCGCCGAAACTGGCCGAGGAGCTGGTGCCGGGCCTGGTGTCGCTGTCGACCCTGCTCAAGGTGCTGCAGGCGCTGTTGCAGGAGCAGGTGCCGGTGCGCGACATCCGCACCATCGCCGAGGCCATCGCCAACGTGGCGCCGAAGAGTCAAGATCCCGCCGCGATGCTGGCGGCGGTGCGGGTGTCCCTGGCCCGGGCAATCGTGCAAAGCATTGTGGGACTAGAGCCGGAGCTGCCTGTGATCACCCTCGAGCCAAGGTTGGAACAGATATTGCTCAGTAGTATGCAGAAGGCCGGGCAAGGCTCCGAGGATGGCATCCTCCTGGAGCCGGGCATGGCCGAGAAGCTGCAGCGCTCCATGGTGGAGGCGGCGCAGCGCCAGGAAATGCTCGGCAAGCCGGTGATTCTGCTGGTGGCCGGTCCGATCCGGGCGATGCTCTCGCGGTTCGCGCGGCTGTCGGTGGCCAGCATGCATGTGTTGGCCTACCAGGAAATTCCAGACAACAAGCAGGTCACCATCGTTGCGACGGTAGGCCAGAACTAA